In Solanum lycopersicum chromosome 3, SLM_r2.1, the genomic stretch TGGATGAACCATTCAACTTATTGGCTTGTTCATCTTCACCTCTGAGGATGTGTTCTAGTGAAAGTATTCATGAAGTCCAAATCAACTTGATATAAATGAAGTTAAGAATAGTAGTTTAGTGATTCTGACATGTCCTTGGGTTTTGCAATCATGTTTTCTACTGTTTGTTTAGTTGTACGTGGTAGAAAATACATTTTATGATCTTGTTCGATAAGTCTTTTCATGCAACACGTATTTAGAAGTTGATTGTGTTTGTTTAGAAGGGGGGCACTTTGCTCTTCTTGAAGTTGGATCAGGAAAAAATCGTGTTCTGTCCCTAACAGAAATATAATTGCACATCCACTTTCTATCTTATGGACTCTGTTTGTTTTGCATCGTCAATCTCATGGCAGAGTATTGCTTCACACTATTATAAGTTAACTTTTATGTCATAGGTATCAAGCCATGCTTCAGAAGAATTTAATGTATTTAGCTGCTATCGCTGATGCCCAACCACAACAATCAGCAGCAACCTCACAGGTGGATTATATGTTTGATTCAGTGTTTCTTGTGAATTTGCTTGTCTTTCTCTAATATTTAAGTAGCTGCAGGCTCAATCTACTCCTCAACTTGGAAACCAGATGCAGCAAACTCAGGCTGCTctgcaacagcaacagcaacaaggTGTCGCTATTTCCAAACTGCCTTTCCAGCTCAATGCCCTTCCGACCCAGGAGCAGCAACAGCAAATGCTCCAGTTTCAGCAGCAGCAACAATTCCAAGGCCAATATGGTTTTGGACCTACTGCCAACAATGCAATGCGTCAACTTATGCAACCTGGACTAAACAGCTCAGGAACTATGGATGTACGAGGAAATAAGCAAGGCAGCTTAGAAGGTAATCCTAGTGATGGCCTTGGAAAATCAGGTGGAAGACATGTTAACGGTGAGAGGGAGTAggctttttttttaacaaaaaaatctcaaaattgtTATGCACCCTGTTTTATCGGTGTAGGTATGTTTGATAAGGATGTTTTAATCTGAGGAACACCTAAGATTATGTTGTCAAAGGCCACTCATGGCAAAGCTTTGTTATAACTTGTAAAATCTTTGACCTATTGGCATCAAGTTTACCTTGCACAGGCATGGCTTTGGTTGAAATACTCCCTCCACCCCCAAGTCCAACCCACTCTTTTTGCATGGCCAAGTGAAGTTTTAGAATCATAGGTCACTGTGGCTTGTAGAAGTGACTCTTTTTACGTTTTCAGTCACCATTTTATTCAAGTTAAATTTCATCCATTATAATTGAAAGTTTCAGCAAAATGACGGAGTGAATTTTATTAAACCAAGCTAAAAGAACTAACAAAAATCTCCTATTCTCTATTAAGTTATGATTAGGCAAAAGAAAAGGGAGAAAGTGATcgtaatttatttaaatactatGATGTGCAGATTCAAGGTGACATGTATTCTTGTTATTAAAGAGTACCTGGAGAATGTGCGATCatgagaaaaattcaaaaataaaatattaatcctGGCTACTCAAAGCATGAAATGTGGATTAAACATGCATTACGAGTTCAAAGTTTGCAAGGGCATGAAAAACTTGATATCTTATACTTGATGTCATTTGTTTGGGCATGGAATTTAACGTTCTTTTAAACGAAAAGATAATTAAAGTCTATCATTTGAATAAATTAGAaacgtttaaaaaaaataagtttcagatAAGGgtatgaaaaggaaagaaagcaTGTAAAGTGAACTGCTGGCTTATCTTTTTTCCATATCCATTCTTTgccttttggaaaaaaaaaaagtactgaAGTAGTAACTAGAGCCACCTAATACTTCTATTGCCTgaaccaaaaaagaaagaaacgcTACTTCCctccattttattttacttcGTCTCTAtactaaaagtagatatttcaTCTTATAATGAGTTATTATAAAAAGTCTTGCGTCAAACTAGAAATTcgtaaattttcaattaatttaaatgcaTGTGTTCCCACAATTATAATTCTTTGCAAGCACAGTACAACTAATTATGAATTTTCCAGgatcatattttcattttttcaatttctactCAATCACATGAAAATCAATTGAGATTTCAAAATCTAATAAATGGGATGATGTTATTGTATATTTAAGCACGTAATCATTGACCTACTAGACAAATGCTATAGAAAAGTTTCTCATATAAAAGCATCTCACAACTCAGACAAAAGTTGCTACAACTCAACATAAATTAAATCCAATTTTAACCAACCGAAATATAGCACAACCTGTCCCTTTTGTTTACACCCCTAGCTAGATCCTGCAATTAACCTGGGTCATGCAGATCATCACATTCTTctaaacattaaaattcaacaaGATGCAGTTTGCAAATCAATGCCATTATGAGCAATTTAAGTGTACATCCCCAGTAATATGATCAGTGACCATTTAACGGCTAGATTCCCAACAAAAACAGAGGATGCATACTAAGATTGAACAATTGTTTCCACTTAACATGTAAAAGGGAACATTACAGTACATTTCcaatttgaatattaaaatttatccCTCTggataatttcaaatttaaatgatCAGCCATACCCATCAACATCCAATAACTGTCCTGCCACACCTACCTATCAGCATCCAAAATCTGTCCACCACACCTATCGGCGTCCAATATATGCCCTGCCATACTCGTCAGCATCCAGTATATGCCCTGCCATAATCGTCAGCATCCAATGTTTGCCCTGCCATCCCAAACATGAATTCTTAATCACCAAATAAACTGAAGGAAACCATGCAAGAAGCGGCTAGCTTTCAGCAAACCATAAACAAGaacctttttttttggaataacaAGAACACGGGAGATTTCTGGTATTCAAAAGTTCTGCCGATACAGAACTTTTATTCAACCTCAATGATGATCGTTTTTAGTTCGAATTAATAGTGCTGTCTCTTTCAATCTAAAAGGTAAGTACTAAAAAGATGGCAGGTTTTTTCAGCAGCAATATAAACTTGCTGCAGTTGAGCAGGCAACAACTCAGAGATCTTAAAAGAATACAAGTAAAACATTATGTTCAGTTTATTACTCGTGTTCGGTGAAGTAAGCAAAAACTATTTTCGAGGATGTCGGCTATAGGAATGTGGGGATGAAGATGAAGTGTGTTGTGGAGTGTGGGGAGGACACAATCAATGTGCAATGTCACTAGTAGAACATGTTTTCCCTACTTCCATTAGGGAGCTcattttccacatttttaaGGAGCTTGTTTTCCTCGAGAAAATATTAACCGATCAtgtgaaaatttgaaagcattccttcataccaaacatacCCATTGTCCAAAATTGTCATTAATACTTACTATCTTCTAGAGCCTGATGAAATCCCTGCATTCctgaacataaaaataaaacattcgGTATGAGATTCTCCTAATGGTGGCAATGAAAACAAAACAATAGCTCTTGGTAGTTCTAAACATGATGATAATGGATACCTGCCCTGTCTACCCACTAAATTTGTGCCAGGTCGCCCATGAGATGAAACCTTGTTTTGTGAACTACCCATGTCATTTTTGTCAGCACTAGCTCCATTTCCAAGGTTCAATTGCACAGATGACGCAGTCCTAGCTTCAGATGCATTTAGCTCCATCTGGTCTCTCGGCTTAGTcaatatttttacatttgagATGCCCCCAGTACTGTTGAAAGAGGCCCCATTAGAAATCTGACTTTGAAGGTTGTCACTAGAATTTGCAGGTCTGACGACAGCATAGTCTTTGAAAACTGCCTTCTCAGATGTTGGTTCAACTGATGGTACCCTCTTCAAGCGGTGATTTTGTGGCATAGGGGTGACTGCAATAGGAGGCAAAAGAGAGGAGTACGACGAAGGAGCTGCAGCTGCAGCAGCCACTTTAGCAGCTGCAGCTGTGGCTGCTATAATTTCTTGAGCACCTCCGCGGAGTTGAATGAAGTCTCCGTCAATTACAAATAACTAGAAAGGTAGAACAACTAAATTAGTTACTAAGCACCAGCTCAATACAGATCCACTAAACAAAGCATAAATCTATACATACTTCTGGATGGTTTGCCAcaaattcatcaagttttccGTACTTCTTTTTGTAGTCATGCCAGTGCAAGGGGGCGAGCATTTTACCAAGTCTATTTGGGAGCTGCACATCAGGCCATGCATTAGGAACTGAAATCATAATagacaaaaacaaagaaagaaacgaCTATGGACTAGAAGAAGTGACAGAATCCAAAAACAGCTTTCACAAAGTATTACTAACCGTAGAACTAATCCTTATTCTACCACCAGAACCAGGGGGAACAGTACGGACTATGCAAGCCAGCAATGCCTTTTCGTCCAGGAGATTAACCTCTGCTGATTTACCGACTGCATATGCATTCTTCTGTCCTCCAGCAACATACGTTTCTGTCAAAACAGCACTTGACACAGTGTCCACCACAGACTCAGTTGAATTACGCACATTATTTGAAATTTCGGCTGACGATTTATCAGCATTCGAACTAAATTCTCCCATTCTTAACCCTTGAGGCTCTAGCATGTAGTTAGCTGAAGAGTTGACATTGTTCACCTGCAACATTGGCAACGAGTGCAAGATGATTCTGCTTATTCACACCGTTTAAACACCGCCACCCAAAACCCTCCCGCCAAACATAAATAACACAAACACAAGTAGCAACCAAAAATAATCGGGATGGCTTCCCTTTCAGAGGAATACCTCTGTTTCATTGTTATGTTCATGTGAATCCAATCTTAAAGCACCATTGAATTGCGAAGAAATCTGATGCAAAGTCTGATGTGTCTGTACACCTGAGAGGTAATTCTTATCCACAGACTGAAGTTCCTACAAAATTATGATGGATCAAGATATCAGCTATACTGAACAGGAAAAAAATGCAGGTAACTGCAAACAATAGAAGTCTGGTGCTCAACCTGTCCATCTTCACTTGAAACTGGAACGACTGAATCCTGAGTTTCAATTCCTTGGTTCACATTGAGAAGAGATTGTCCATTGACAGTTGTTTCGTGATCATACTGAGAATCTGATCTTGGCAAGGTTGACTGAGGTTGCAAAGTGTACTGATTGTGATTAGAGATATGTGAACCCTCTGGTACAGCCTTGAAAACCATACAACTAACAATTTACCTTTACAGTGTAAACAAaagtaacaaggataactagACCAAGATACTCTACTTTACCTGTTGGTTTGGCCAATGCTGAAGAGATGATACTGCTGGTACTGAGTGAAAATGCCCAACATGAGATTGAGGAACATGTGATGGTAAAGGAGGAGGAATTCCCTGTTGATGCATTACATATGGATGCAGAGCAGCAATTTGTCCAGGCGGAAGGTAGGTTGTCATCCCAAGCACGGATGAAGGAGCAACTGGCATACCATGTACATGATCCGCCTGGTGGAACCCAAGAAAAGAGTATTAGATGTTGTGAACACAGAAGCAAGGACAAAAGAGGcttaaaaacaatatattttcctactctttgttattttctttatgagAGAGTGGAGATGGGGGGTCAGTTAATAAGCCAATCAAAACAGACAAGGATGGAGCAACTGGCATACCATGTACATGATCTGACTGGTGGAACACAAGAAAAGAGAGTATGAAATGTTATGAGCATAGAAGCAAGGACagacaaaagagacttagaACGTCTTTTCCTTCTCATTTTATGAGGGTGTGGAGGTGGGGGTTAAGGTTGCCAATCCAAACAGGTTCTTAGTCATTTAGAGTCACCACAACGTAGTCAGCAGCAGCTCCAGATAATCCAAATATTGTGTTACATAGGTTTTGTTTAAACACAAACCCAACAAACCCTTGGCAAAATTCGAGGAAAAAATCTATATTAAGACCACATGAAACGTTGAAAAGACCTCTTCTTTCTGAAGCCAATTAAGCAACCCTCGAATCTCGATACACACAGTTACACCTCTCACGAGTATCTATTGATCAACTTAGAAGCTAATGTACCTACAAACTAGGCATAATTCAtgctttttcttttcaaaacatAATTCATGGTTCTATTATCAAAAACGCAGTCAAACTTAGCTATTGATAAAACTTCAAGTTTTATGAGAATGAGGACTTTGCGATTCAGCTCATCAAGTTAAATTTTCTAGTTCCTTGACAGCCTTGCTGGAATTTTAcacaaaagattaaaaaaatcctATGTGTTCATACAGCAAAAGAAAAGATGGAATCAAATGCAATAGACCAAAAACAGCTATAACTAATAAGTTGTTGCATCATAGTGAACTCATAAATAACTACAGCATAATCTTTGACAACGCTTAGTGTttattaaaatacaatataatacacCAAAGATGAGAATAAGCACCATTTTCCAATTTCAGACCATTATGACTCATAAACGACAAATAAAACAGACAGACAAGGCCCTGGAGTAGTACTTCCATAGCAAATCATCGAGCCCTAACCGACCTCTTATTTACAGTGCCGataacatcaatataaccaACATAATCCCAGAAAACGCAAAGCTGGTCAAAAGAACAATTTGAACAGAGTGGTGATTTGTACCTGAGTTGACACATGCCCAGTTGAAGCAAAAGATGGAGCATTTTCAACAGTTCCATTCTGTAGGCCTATGGAACTTTCACCAGGTGTACTGCTTCCGCTAGCATTAAGTTGGCTTCCATTGCTCTGCCCAAGATGACTAGCATCTTTAGAATTCAGATTAGAGACTTGTGAACCCTCAGAGTAAGTTCCACCTCTTGCCTCAGCCAATTCAAGTTGGAGCTGTTGCATGTGCATATGCAAGCGCTCCATCTCACCAAACTAAtgggaaaaaataaaagagatcaTGTCAGCAGATGTCACTGCAATATACTCAGCATTTAAATCACTCCAATTAGGACCATATAACCAAGGATATTCCTAATTAGAGCAAGTGAATCAACTTAAGTCGATGAATTATCCTAGTTGAAGCACCTGTCTTTGGTAGGCAAGCCAAAGCTGGTTATACTGTTCTGTGCGCTCCCGCAATTCACCTTGCTGCACAGCATCGAATTCCTGAACACGAGTCATCCAAGTTTGGGCCTCCCTTATTTGTTCATCTTTGAAAAGGATAGTTTCCTGAGCTATCCTATGCTGAAAAACAACAGTTGTGACAAATAGTCAGAAAATGACATACAACTTAAAGAGGTCAAAAATGACATTATAAACATGGTCTTCTTACGCTACAACAAATAATTAGGCTCcaactgaaatttttttttaaaaatgtggaACACAACAGCCCCAATATTATTGAGTAAAACATTTCACAAatgaaacacacaaaaaaatgtaTGCAAAGCATTAACAAAGCTCAACATAGTCTACCCTGGCGAGGAATAAAAATTCGAGTAATATAGAGGTTGTGAAGAAAGGCTGTCAATCCCCCAACCTAGCACAAATTTAAGAAGCTGCAATTTTGAACTTATGTTACCGAGAATCAAAAAGTTCAAAGTGGTTGTTACTTGATCAATATAAGAGAAACAAAATAGGAACTCCATGAAGAGAACTTAAACTTAAAGATATCAAACTTAAGCAAAACCAATAAGATGAAGTTTAAAAGGTCAAATGAACTTTATGTttgttgatgatgattttaaattaacaaGAATTCCAGGATTCCTTTTCTCCAAATGTTAAAATCATTCTTTTATGGAGTCATGAATAAATACTGGTAATATTAACTACCTTTAAATTCCTTACTTTTAATGACCCTTTCAGATGGAATCTTCACTAGTACAGCCAAAAGAAAATTGTGTCCAGTTTGTTTGGAAAACTGTGGAAAAGAAATTACAAAGTTGAAAAAAGAACAGTTctttgttttttgaaaatgaaaatatgctTACAAGAAAATTGAACATGAAAAAAGAACTCAAACAAACTTGAAGAAGAACTTGAAAAACAGCATTCTAAAGTTGATCtttatacttcaattttttgcaaaatacAATTGCATCTTTTGGCAAGTTCTTGAACCAAACACATGTTCGCAAAAagaaaattgcaaaaaaattaaaaagaatttgcaAAAAATACAACCATAAATGTTTATGGCACTGTATTTCTCACCACACATATCTCCACAAGACAATATAGTTTAGTCGATTTAGCgtatatttctatgtttttttcttataagTAAGGCTTGCATTGATAGAGTGCACCAATATGATGCACATTCTATGATTTATTGTGTTTACTTCAACTTAATACTACACTTCACTTCCTCGAACCTAGTTTTAGTTACATTAATCCCAGTTAAACCATGTTTGGTTAACTGAACACAAGTAAACCTTTTATGTTGCATTTCACCAACCATATATAATATGCACAAAAACAATATACATGCACACAATGAGGCACAACGATGAAACTTGATTAATAACATCAAAAGAGAAACAACAGTCTtcattacaaatttaaaaagtaaagaatCAGGAAACAAAGATAATCTTCATCATCCCTGTGTCTGAAAGAGAAAAATGTACCTGTTCCTGCAGTTCAACGAACTGACGCTCCTTTTCTTGAATATGCTCTTGGAGATCATGAATTTGCTTAATATGCTGAGCTCTTTCTGCTTCAGAGTTGTCCCTCTCTCTCCTAAAAAGTGATAGTCTTATTCAGATTATGAGATTGATACTACAATATTATGCCAAATTTGGAAGGTAGATGTAAAATCATTTCTAAACTTCAATTACTGAACTAGACAAGAACAACAGAAGATAACTTCAATACTAAAATGTAAGATGCCCACAATACAAAAAAGTAGAAGTTGTTCCTCATTAGCACAAAAAAAAGCAACCTGTAAGTTTGTAGTTCTTTACTCTGTTCTCTAAGGAGATCCTCTTTTGCCCATGCCTGGTGAAGCAATGAAAAGGATCATCAACTACACTCCAGAAGAatcaagaaataaatatataagagTTAGAATTGTCAAACAACCGCTTCATGGTCCAGTCTAATTGCATTCAGTTCCCTTTCTTTCTCTTCCATCCTCCTCTCCAACTCATAATTCCTCTGGTCCCTTTCATGTATTTGGTCCTTAAAAAGCATTAAAACCAACAATTTGATCAGTAAACCCATTAATGTCCTAAGCAGTAATCAAAATATATCAAAGACTATAGAACCTGCAGCTTAACATTGGCAGTGACATGTTCTTTTATCTGAGCATCAAAACTATTCCGTATTTCCATCATCTCTGATCTTGCAATGAGCTGAGCTCGTAGTTCAACCTCCATTTGATGAaactcttctttttgttttaccACAGCAAGTAGTCTCTGTTGCAGTATATCATTGTTTGGAGTTCCATCAATAGTGATTGAACAGAAGTCCACATCAACCGGCTCTCTCCCTTGCTGCACCTTAgtcaaaaacaaattatactCACATTCAAGTTACAAACCCAAAATACTAAAGCAAATTTATCATAACGTTTTCTCTTAATTTAAAAGCACTACCTCATATATCAGCCTCTCGTCGGATTGACCTAATCTGGACCTTTCCGTTTCCTACGTCAGATACATCGACAAAAACGTATAAATCGAAAATGACAATGAAAACACACCGTCTAGATCAGAAATAAAAGCAATGCGAGAAGAATTTTGCATCGTCTATAAAGTTACCTCACTACCGGAATTCCGAACCGATTGCTCAGAGACAGCACGCCACTCTTTGCGAGCAGCTTGAGCCGATGAAACAGGAAGAGCAACACCGCGTGCTGCGGCGGCTGCGGCGACACCAGCCGCTGCCGAAGCCTCCATATGTCGGTACGATTCGGCTCTCCAACTCCTCACGCTTTACTCAAAACCCTAGAACAGAAAACGAAGATGAAATCGACGATACAGATGATGAAAATGGAGGTGCAAAAGAAACCCTAGAGTCGTAAAGAGTAAAAATGGAGGTCGTCGAATCGGGATTAATGGATAGTAGATGATGGGAAGGAGAGACGTAGCAGAGTGAGAATAAAATGATGTATGTACCTTTAGAGCAGCGGTTCGTCTTTGGATTTGGGGGTTTCGAGAGTAGAGAAGAGGGGGTTTTGGGAAAGAAAGGGGTTATGAAGAGGACTGAAAAGTAAAAAGATGAAACTCTTGATGACTGAAATACTCAAATACTGTGCTCTAGTGAGTGGGAGAGAGAGACAAATTTTTGTCCTTATATAGATTGgtcattataatttatttttttatttgaaaatttgcaaaaaaaaaaaaaaaacacattcaaaatttaaatatttatattaaaaataaaattttaaatgtctAACACCCTCTAGAACTTTCAAATatcaatgcaaaaaaaattggagTTATAGTTATTTGATGagaagtttaatttatttttatttggaaaagtttagttatacatcaattatatatttattgtgaTATTAAAAGTGTGGTTTGTAATGTAGAAGTGTATCcaaaatttatgtttatattgcgtgggataaaaaattgtttctgATAATAAAACTATCATCATACATAGAAATTgagcaaacaaaaaaacaataataataacacaattaaaaaaacaaaaaaaaattaataaaaatgatattgataaatatacaaCGGAGCATAGTGCTCTAAACTAGAATTATGCTCTCATAAGAAACAGAGAAATTGTTTAACTATATACATATTATCTATCTTAATTCTCGATTATACACATTTTTATCTAGGATTATATTTTCagtaagttaaataaatatcatGTCATGCATTATCATATTTTCACAATACTCTTTACAAATACAAACCATTTCAACCCTGTTTTTCGTGTCTTGTCTATTATTAAGACCATTCTTATATTTTACAAATACAGACCATTTCAACCCTATTTTTCGTGTCTTGTCTATTATTAAGACCATTCTTATATTTTACAAATACAGACCATTTCAACCCTATTTTTCGTGTCTTGTCTATTATTAAGACCATTCTTATATtgctttttaaatatttgtctCTAATTTTATCTTTCCTGGTGTATTAATGGATCTTTGTGAGAATCCTCATATCTGCTATTACCATTGAACGTGTGAATTCTTAACTAGACAACAATATGTCACATATAACATGATTGATTTAACAACTATTCTACAAAACTTGTATTTTCGTCTCATGACACATTCTTATCACATAAGACTTCAGATGTGAGTCTTAATTTTATATACTCGCAACAAATTTAATGTGTGACCGGATCATCACCAATATCTCTATATTTTTGGATTACCCAAGATAGTTGGATTTCTCTCTTGGGAAACTTCATGTTTCAATCTTTATTTTCACAATCGTCTCGTGTGATGTATCACTAAAGTTGCACTTCATGTATTTTGTTTTAGTGCTCTCTACATAAAGCCTTTAAACTTTGACATATGTATTTTGcattcttatatttttcatgtgGTATACAGTTAGTCCcctaattatatgttttaattgaagaattgattttttgaagaaaaaagaaaagcaaaaaaaattctaacaaaatgtacataatcacaataaatatatgcacaaaattacataatctttaattttatatattagaaataacataaaaatagcATCCAtgaaacacataatatatttttatatacattttatagGTGAAATTCATTGAGAGATACCTTATGACACAATCGTTTATTTAAGCACTTAAATTTAGAGTCGTTCCAATTAAATATTGGGTTTGAAAGGTGATTAAGATGTTACGGAAGTTTATAATTTGCAAAAAATATGATTGATAAATTAGATAacaaaaattatactaaaaatcaaaatattaatatatcgAAACTGATATAAAGAAAAGCAAATAGAGAGAATAAATCTTCCCATAAACAAAAGTTTCTAAACGACTACATTGTGAATAATATTGCTATGTGTTATAGAgacatatttgtatattttggcgaattatacatatataaatgtggttaattatacaaactcgaagtcagtcCACGTAATTAacgtataatgttagtcgcgagtgataattatagcaaactacaACTATAATGAGTAACTAAGTAGTATAAACTTGCTTAACCACGTAATTTTCCCTACAAAATTATGTTTCATTTACGTAAATATGGATATGAtacaaattgattttgttataaAACATCAGTATTTATGTGTCAACAATAATATCTGGTAGTGTCTACAGATACATAATCTTCTACTAGTTGAACAACGTTGAGTGTATGTATGGGTAGTAAAAGATATTGAAATTTGTAATAGTTATGTatctaatatataattatcaacatGAGATATACAAATTTGTGTTTCAATAGGGTTATGtatcaaaactaatatttgaaaatgatatatTGTACATGATAAAACTGTAATATATCATAAAGGTGAAATGAAcgaattatacattaatttaaaaaacaaaaaca encodes the following:
- the LOC101246515 gene encoding uncharacterized protein isoform X10 → MEASAAAGVAAAAAARGVALPVSSAQAARKEWRAVSEQSVRNSGSEETERSRLGQSDERLIYEVQQGREPVDVDFCSITIDGTPNNDILQQRLLAVVKQKEEFHQMEVELRAQLIARSEMMEIRNSFDAQIKEHVTANVKLQDQIHERDQRNYELERRMEEKERELNAIRLDHEAAWAKEDLLREQSKELQTYRRERDNSEAERAQHIKQIHDLQEHIQEKERQFVELQEQHRIAQETILFKDEQIREAQTWMTRVQEFDAVQQGELRERTEQYNQLWLAYQRQFGEMERLHMHMQQLQLELAEARGGTYSEGSQVSNLNSKDASHLGQSNGSQLNASGSSTPGESSIGLQNGTVENAPSFASTGHVSTQADHVHGMPVAPSSVLGMTTYLPPGQIAALHPYVMHQQGIPPPLPSHVPQSHVGHFHSVPAVSSLQHWPNQQSTLPRSDSQYDHETTVNGQSLLNVNQGIETQDSVVPVSSEDGQELQSVDKNYLSGVQTHQTLHQISSQFNGALRLDSHEHNNETEVNNVNSSANYMLEPQGLRMGEFSSNADKSSAEISNNVRNSTESVVDTVSSAVLTETYVAGGQKNAYAVGKSAEVNLLDEKALLACIVRTVPPGSGGRIRISSTLPNRLGKMLAPLHWHDYKKKYGKLDEFVANHPELFVIDGDFIQLRGGAQEIIAATAAAAKVAAAAAAPSSYSSLLPPIAVTPMPQNHRLKRVPSVEPTSEKAVFKDYAVVRPANSSDNLQSQISNGASFNSTGGISNVKILTKPRDQMELNASEARTASSVQLNLGNGASADKNDMGSSQNKVSSHGRPGTNLVGRQGRNAGISSGSRR
- the LOC101246515 gene encoding uncharacterized protein isoform X5, with the protein product MEASAAAGVAAAAAARGVALPVSSAQAARKEWRAVSEQSVRNSGSEETERSRLGQSDERLIYEVQQGREPVDVDFCSITIDGTPNNDILQQRLLAVVKQKEEFHQMEVELRAQLIARSEMMEIRNSFDAQIKEHVTANVKLQDQIHERDQRNYELERRMEEKERELNAIRLDHEAAWAKEDLLREQSKELQTYRRERDNSEAERAQHIKQIHDLQEHIQEKERQFVELQEQHRIAQETILFKDEQIREAQTWMTRVQEFDAVQQGELRERTEQYNQLWLAYQRQFGEMERLHMHMQQLQLELAEARGGTYSEGSQVSNLNSKDASHLGQSNGSQLNASGSSTPGESSIGLQNGTVENAPSFASTGHVSTQADHVHGMPVAPSSVLGMTTYLPPGQIAALHPYVMHQQGIPPPLPSHVPQSHVGHFHSVPAVSSLQHWPNQQAVPEGSHISNHNQYTLQPQSTLPRSDSQYDHETTVNGQSLLNVNQGIETQDSVVPVSSEDGQSVDKNYLSGVQTHQTLHQISSQFNGALRLDSHEHNNETEVNNVNSSANYMLEPQGLRMGEFSSNADKSSAEISNNVRNSTESVVDTVSSAVLTETYVAGGQKNAYAVGKSAEVNLLDEKALLACIVRTVPPGSGGRIRISSTLPNRLGKMLAPLHWHDYKKKYGKLDEFVANHPELFVIDGDFIQLRGGAQEIIAATAAAAKVAAAAAAPSSYSSLLPPIAVTPMPQNHRLKRVPSVEPTSEKAVFKDYAVVRPANSSDNLQSQISNGASFNSTGGISNVKILTKPRDQMELNASEARTASSVQLNLGNGASADKNDMGSSQNKVSSHGRPGTNLVGRQGRNAGISSGSRR
- the LOC101246515 gene encoding uncharacterized protein isoform X8, encoding MEASAAAGVAAAAAARGVALPVSSAQAARKEWRAVSEQSVRNSGSEETERSRLGQSDERLIYEQGREPVDVDFCSITIDGTPNNDILQQRLLAVVKQKEEFHQMEVELRAQLIARSEMMEIRNSFDAQIKEHVTANVKLQDQIHERDQRNYELERRMEEKERELNAIRLDHEAAWAKEDLLREQSKELQTYRRERDNSEAERAQHIKQIHDLQEHIQEKERQFVELQEQHRIAQETILFKDEQIREAQTWMTRVQEFDAVQQGELRERTEQYNQLWLAYQRQFGEMERLHMHMQQLQLELAEARGGTYSEGSQVSNLNSKDASHLGQSNGSQLNASGSSTPGESSIGLQNGTVENAPSFASTGHVSTQADHVHGMPVAPSSVLGMTTYLPPGQIAALHPYVMHQQGIPPPLPSHVPQSHVGHFHSVPAVSSLQHWPNQQAVPEGSHISNHNQYTLQPQSTLPRSDSQYDHETTVNGQSLLNVNQGIETQDSVVPVSSEDGQSVDKNYLSGVQTHQTLHQISSQFNGALRLDSHEHNNETEVNNVNSSANYMLEPQGLRMGEFSSNADKSSAEISNNVRNSTESVVDTVSSAVLTETYVAGGQKNAYAVGKSAEVNLLDEKALLACIVRTVPPGSGGRIRISSTLPNRLGKMLAPLHWHDYKKKYGKLDEFVANHPELFVIDGDFIQLRGGAQEIIAATAAAAKVAAAAAAPSSYSSLLPPIAVTPMPQNHRLKRVPSVEPTSEKAVFKDYAVVRPANSSDNLQSQISNGASFNSTGGISNVKILTKPRDQMELNASEARTASSVQLNLGNGASADKNDMGSSQNKVSSHGRPGTNLVGRQGRNAGISSGSRR